gcgccggcggcgacggtggtggtgGGGGAGGAGCACTGCGAGGCGGAGGACAGGGAGCTGACGGTGCGCAAGACCACGCTCTTCTCCCCGGGGGACGGGCTGGAGGCCTACGACCACCGCACGGGCGCGCTGGCCTTCCGCCTCGAGACGTACGGCCGGGGAGGCGCCTGCGgtgggggcgcggcggcgggggacCTGGCGCTGCTGGGCGCCGCGGGGGACCCCGTGCTCACCGTCCGCAGGCGCCGCCCCAGCCTGCACCACCGCTGGGACGGCTTCCTGGGCGACGGGGGGGCCGCGGGCGGCGCCAAGCCGCTCTTCTCCGCGCGCCGCTCCTCCATCCTCGGCGCCGGGGCCGGGGTCCTCGTCGACCTCCTCGCCCCCGCCCACTCCCCCGCCGCCAAGGAGTTCCGCGTCGACGGGTCCTTCCCCAGGCGGTGCTGCCGCGTGGTGGCGGTGGCCTCctcgggcggcgcgggcgaggtggaggagggggaggaccaGGAGACGGTGGTGGCGGAGGTGCGCAGGAAGGTGGACGAGGGCGCGCACGTGGTGCTCGGCCGCGACGTGTTCGTGCTGTGGGTGCGCGCCGGCTTCGACGCCGCCTTCGCCATGGGGATCGTGCTCGTGCTCGGCCGCATCACCGGGGACGAGCTCGACGGCGTCCTCGGCGAGGAGCTGCTCCTCGAGGCCACCTCGCCGGTGTAGTGGTAGCCACTAGGCTCCCCGTGGGTGCCTGGTCCTCTGTCCCCCTCCATTGGTCTGCGCAGGCAGGCAGGGTGGGTGATGCGCATCTCGCGGACGGACTCCTGGCTGGCATTGTTGCCTGGCAAGCAAAGCTTGGATTGGATCGAGCTTGTAGCTTTGAGTGAACATGGACAAGATCTCCACTGCACTGCACTGTTTGATTATTACATTAGTTTTGATATATTTATAAAAGTACTATCTGGAATTGTTAAACAGGGTGTTATGAAAGTCTTCTATACCTACTGAAGATTCGGATCCATCGCTCATGACTACTGCAATTAAGCGATATATCTGGTGCAAAGCGTAACCGCGCGCGCTGAATTTACTCTAATGTggtaaaattttcaaaaaattgaCTGCAATTCATCCTAAAACGATGCTATAAACCAGAGCCGACTGCATTGTCTTCTATCTCGATTGCCTCGTATAATATTGGTGATCCACCTGAGCTACCTCACCACGAGGTGTGCGTATT
The sequence above is a segment of the Triticum dicoccoides isolate Atlit2015 ecotype Zavitan chromosome 1A, WEW_v2.0, whole genome shotgun sequence genome. Coding sequences within it:
- the LOC119286231 gene encoding protein LURP-one-related 5-like; protein product: MKGGEAPAPAATVVVGEEHCEAEDRELTVRKTTLFSPGDGLEAYDHRTGALAFRLETYGRGGACGGGAAAGDLALLGAAGDPVLTVRRRRPSLHHRWDGFLGDGGAAGGAKPLFSARRSSILGAGAGVLVDLLAPAHSPAAKEFRVDGSFPRRCCRVVAVASSGGAGEVEEGEDQETVVAEVRRKVDEGAHVVLGRDVFVLWVRAGFDAAFAMGIVLVLGRITGDELDGVLGEELLLEATSPV